A part of Sandaracinaceae bacterium genomic DNA contains:
- a CDS encoding flagellar basal body-associated FliL family protein: MAEEKQDTEESPPRGGGKSTLIIVLVVTNLLVVAGAAAAVVMTMGSQPAATAEADEPAGAAREVGPLLELSALVVNLEDPNGTHFLRAGFQMEIRDAERLAEVETRLIPLRSAILLYLSGKSMDEVVGQDNRVVILEELTELMNEQVGDDLVRAVYFTEFVVQ; encoded by the coding sequence ATGGCCGAAGAAAAGCAAGACACCGAGGAGAGCCCGCCCCGCGGCGGCGGCAAGAGCACCCTCATCATCGTGCTCGTGGTGACCAACCTGCTCGTCGTGGCGGGCGCCGCCGCGGCGGTGGTCATGACGATGGGCAGCCAGCCCGCCGCGACGGCCGAGGCCGACGAGCCGGCCGGAGCGGCGCGAGAGGTCGGGCCGCTGCTCGAGCTCTCCGCCCTCGTGGTGAACCTGGAGGACCCCAACGGCACGCACTTCCTGCGGGCCGGCTTCCAGATGGAGATCCGCGACGCGGAGCGCCTGGCCGAGGTGGAGACCCGGCTGATCCCTCTCCGCTCCGCCATCCTCCTGTACCTGAGCGGCAAGTCGATGGACGAGGTCGTCGGTCAGGACAACCGGGTGGTGATCCTCGAGGAGCTCACCGAGCTCATGAACGAGCAGGTCGGCGACGACCTGGTCCGCGCCGTCTACTTCACGGAGTTCGTCGTCCAGTAG